The Halomonas sp. KG2 genome contains a region encoding:
- a CDS encoding peroxidase-related enzyme (This protein belongs to a clade of uncharacterized proteins related to peroxidases such as the alkylhydroperoxidase AhpD.) — protein MTDRLSRFRVPETLDELPDDIRDAILEVQSKAGFVPNVFLMLAHRPAEFRAFFAYHDALMERESDTLTKAEKEMIVVATSARNRCLYCVVAHGALLRIYSKDPLVADNVAINHLTAGLSERHRVMLDFALHCGIEVGEFSATWQTTLEKVGFTLEDCWDIGAIAAFFGMSNRLVTMTGTPPNEEFYLMGRLPR, from the coding sequence ATGACTGATCGACTTAGCCGTTTCCGTGTACCAGAAACGCTGGATGAACTACCTGACGATATTCGTGATGCAATATTAGAAGTGCAAAGCAAGGCGGGATTTGTGCCCAATGTGTTCTTAATGCTGGCGCATCGCCCTGCAGAGTTTCGCGCTTTTTTTGCTTATCACGATGCTTTGATGGAGCGTGAATCCGACACGCTGACTAAAGCTGAGAAAGAGATGATTGTTGTGGCTACTAGTGCTCGCAATCGTTGCCTCTACTGTGTTGTTGCCCATGGCGCGCTATTGAGAATTTATAGTAAAGATCCCTTAGTCGCTGACAATGTCGCTATCAATCATCTGACGGCAGGGCTAAGCGAACGCCATCGTGTCATGCTGGATTTTGCATTGCACTGCGGCATTGAGGTTGGGGAGTTCTCAGCCACGTGGCAAACAACATTAGAGAAAGTAGGTTTTACGCTAGAGGACTGTTGGGATATTGGCGCCATTGCTGCTTTTTTCGGCATGTCGAATCGATTAGTGACCATGACGGGTACGCCCCCCAATGAGGAGTTTTATTTGATGGGCCGCCTACCGCGTTAG
- a CDS encoding CoA-acylating methylmalonate-semialdehyde dehydrogenase, protein MSVREIPMYIDGQPVMSQSQDWRDVVNPATQEVVARVPFCTAEEVERAIASAKTAFKGWRKVPLGKRMRIMLKLQALIRENTAELAALITEEHGKTLPDAEGEVGRGLEVVEHACSITSLQLGELAENAANEVDVYTMHQPLGVGAGITAFNFPIMLPCFMFPLAIATGNTFVLKPSEQDPSSTMRLVELAHEAGVPAGVLNVVHGGPDVANQIADHQDIKALSFIGSTHVGSLLYDRAAAAGKRMQSMMGAKNHCVVMPDANRSQAIDSLLGSAFGAAGQRCMANSVVVLVGEAREWLKDIEEGARSMKVGPGTQRDADLGPLVSPQAKERVERLITAGEKEGAKLLIDGRGCTVEGYPNGNFVGPTLFADVTADMTVYREEIFGPVLCVVSVETLDDAIAFINANPNGNGTSIFTNSGWVARRFETDIDVGQIGINVPIPVPVAYFSFTGSRASKLGDLGPNGKQAITFWTQTKTVTARWFEPENVSSGINSTISLS, encoded by the coding sequence ATGTCCGTTCGTGAAATCCCTATGTATATCGATGGTCAGCCAGTCATGTCACAAAGCCAGGATTGGCGTGATGTGGTAAACCCGGCGACTCAGGAAGTGGTTGCCCGCGTACCATTTTGTACCGCCGAAGAGGTGGAACGTGCGATTGCCAGCGCTAAAACAGCTTTTAAAGGATGGCGTAAAGTGCCGCTTGGCAAGCGCATGCGCATCATGCTGAAACTTCAGGCACTGATACGCGAAAATACGGCTGAATTAGCCGCGCTAATCACCGAAGAGCACGGTAAAACCCTGCCTGACGCTGAAGGTGAAGTGGGGCGCGGTTTAGAGGTCGTGGAACACGCTTGTTCAATTACGTCGCTGCAGTTGGGTGAACTGGCGGAAAACGCCGCGAATGAAGTCGATGTTTACACCATGCACCAGCCGCTGGGCGTTGGCGCAGGTATTACCGCCTTCAACTTCCCGATTATGCTGCCCTGTTTTATGTTCCCGCTTGCCATCGCAACGGGAAATACCTTTGTCCTGAAACCATCCGAGCAGGATCCTAGTTCTACCATGCGACTGGTTGAGCTTGCCCATGAAGCGGGCGTCCCGGCCGGCGTTTTAAACGTGGTTCATGGCGGCCCTGATGTGGCCAACCAAATCGCCGACCACCAGGATATTAAAGCACTCTCATTTATCGGCTCGACCCATGTGGGCTCCTTGCTTTACGACCGTGCCGCCGCCGCTGGAAAGCGTATGCAGTCGATGATGGGAGCTAAAAACCACTGCGTTGTTATGCCGGATGCTAACCGTAGCCAAGCGATTGATAGCCTACTTGGCTCGGCGTTTGGTGCCGCTGGCCAGCGCTGCATGGCTAACTCTGTAGTGGTGCTGGTAGGTGAAGCGCGAGAGTGGCTGAAAGATATTGAGGAAGGCGCACGCAGCATGAAAGTTGGCCCAGGCACCCAGCGCGATGCCGACTTAGGGCCGCTTGTCTCACCACAAGCGAAAGAGCGCGTTGAGCGCTTGATTACAGCGGGTGAAAAAGAGGGCGCTAAACTGCTAATAGACGGCCGTGGTTGCACGGTAGAGGGCTATCCAAACGGCAACTTTGTTGGCCCAACTCTGTTTGCTGATGTGACCGCTGATATGACGGTGTACCGGGAAGAAATTTTTGGCCCAGTGCTATGCGTGGTCAGTGTGGAGACGCTGGATGACGCGATTGCGTTTATCAACGCTAACCCTAACGGCAACGGTACGTCGATCTTTACCAACTCAGGTTGGGTAGCACGGCGCTTTGAAACTGATATCGACGTAGGCCAGATTGGTATCAATGTGCCGATCCCTGTACCCGTCGCTTACTTCAGTTTTACGGGTTCGCGAGCTTCCAAGCTTGGCGACTTGGGGCCGAATGGCAAGCAGGCAATTACCTTCTGGACGCAGACCAAAACGGTCACTGCCCGCTGGTTTGAGCCAGAAAATGTATCTAGCGGTATTAATAGCACTATTTCGTTGAGTTAA
- a CDS encoding TRAP transporter large permease, with protein MTIAVFLLLLLGAVPIALVLALTAMWYIQMSGNTVLFDSYPQQLFSAIESYGLLAIPLFMLAGELMNEGGLTRRLIALARILVGGFRGGLAYINLVANMMMAAIIGSAASQIAIMSRAMVPAMEQEGYDKSYSAAITAAGGLLSPIIPPSMLFVLFGVMAQVPIAEMFIAGLLPGLLLGTSFFIVIALVGLVQQYPKGQWPTRSQALHDLLWGLPALLIPVIIIGGILWGVATPTESAALASLAALLMGRFVYGDLHFSQLPQVLTRTAINAGLVIMLIAAAGVFGWVVIYEQLPQMAAAWIAALTSDPFVFLLLVIGALLLVGMVIDGIAALILVVPILMPIAQSQFAISPYQFGVVVCLTLVMGLLTPPVGAGLFIASSMTGAPPLKIFRSLLPFLLATLVTLVLLAWLPWLTNGLIQR; from the coding sequence ATGACGATTGCTGTTTTCTTGCTGCTGTTGCTCGGTGCGGTGCCCATTGCGCTAGTACTGGCATTGACTGCCATGTGGTATATCCAGATGTCAGGCAATACGGTGTTGTTTGATTCGTATCCACAGCAGCTGTTTAGCGCCATTGAAAGCTATGGATTGCTGGCGATTCCGTTATTTATGTTGGCGGGTGAACTAATGAATGAGGGCGGTTTAACCCGCCGTTTAATCGCTCTAGCACGCATTCTGGTAGGAGGGTTTCGAGGTGGTCTCGCCTATATCAATTTAGTCGCCAACATGATGATGGCGGCGATTATTGGTTCAGCAGCCTCGCAAATTGCCATTATGTCCCGTGCGATGGTGCCAGCAATGGAGCAGGAAGGTTACGACAAATCCTACAGCGCAGCGATTACCGCTGCGGGTGGGCTACTGTCGCCGATTATTCCACCTTCCATGCTGTTTGTGTTGTTTGGCGTCATGGCTCAAGTGCCTATTGCGGAAATGTTTATTGCGGGGTTGCTGCCGGGACTGCTCTTGGGAACCAGCTTTTTTATCGTGATTGCCTTGGTAGGCTTGGTTCAGCAATACCCTAAAGGCCAGTGGCCTACTCGCTCTCAGGCGCTTCATGACCTGCTTTGGGGGCTACCAGCACTGCTCATTCCAGTGATCATTATTGGCGGTATTTTGTGGGGTGTTGCCACGCCAACGGAATCGGCCGCGCTGGCTTCACTGGCGGCGCTATTGATGGGACGTTTTGTCTACGGTGATCTGCATTTCAGCCAGTTGCCCCAGGTGCTGACGCGCACAGCGATTAATGCGGGGTTGGTCATTATGCTGATTGCCGCCGCTGGCGTGTTTGGCTGGGTGGTGATTTATGAGCAGCTTCCGCAGATGGCCGCCGCATGGATTGCCGCGTTGACCAGCGATCCCTTCGTATTCTTGCTACTGGTGATTGGCGCACTGCTGTTAGTGGGAATGGTGATTGATGGCATTGCGGCGCTAATCTTAGTGGTGCCGATTTTAATGCCCATTGCCCAAAGCCAGTTCGCTATTAGCCCCTACCAGTTTGGTGTGGTGGTGTGTTTAACCCTGGTGATGGGGTTGTTAACGCCCCCCGTAGGGGCAGGGCTGTTTATCGCTTCCTCAATGACGGGGGCGCCGCCGCTTAAAATATTTCGCTCGCTGCTGCCGTTTTTGCTAGCAACGTTAGTGACCCTTGTTCTTCTCGCCTGGTTGCCGTGGTTAACCAACGGGCTTATCCAGCGTTAA
- a CDS encoding TRAP transporter small permease subunit yields the protein MLQRFSSGLARCEEIAAAALAAAVTCLILTNIAFRALGNPLYWISELAIYAMIWMTFLIAATVFKRRQGIAVTLLSDLLPQTGRKLIGIWVDTMVLLFALLLAWLCWRWYQPLALVQAGFDTRAFQGQTFNFIYAENTSTLGVKKFWAWLIVPWFALSLSLHSWANLIQSLKQWRTPIQAPTAKTLR from the coding sequence ATGCTGCAACGTTTTTCATCAGGGCTTGCACGCTGTGAAGAGATTGCCGCCGCTGCTTTAGCAGCGGCGGTTACCTGTCTAATTCTCACTAATATTGCGTTTCGCGCGCTAGGTAACCCGCTTTACTGGATTAGCGAGCTGGCAATTTATGCCATGATTTGGATGACTTTTTTGATAGCCGCCACGGTGTTTAAACGCCGCCAGGGGATAGCGGTCACGTTGCTAAGTGACCTGTTACCGCAAACCGGCCGAAAACTGATAGGTATCTGGGTAGATACCATGGTGCTGTTATTTGCCCTGCTGTTAGCGTGGCTTTGTTGGCGTTGGTATCAGCCCCTTGCACTGGTGCAAGCGGGGTTTGATACCCGTGCTTTTCAAGGGCAAACATTCAATTTTATTTACGCTGAAAACACCTCCACTCTTGGCGTTAAAAAATTCTGGGCGTGGTTAATTGTGCCGTGGTTTGCATTGTCCCTTAGCCTGCATAGCTGGGCGAATCTTATCCAGTCACTCAAACAGTGGCGAACCCCGATCCAAGCACCCACCGCCAAAACGCTACGCTAA
- a CDS encoding TRAP transporter substrate-binding protein codes for MNRIKTLTLACAAATLAVSAMSAQARDFRLGLITPAQHLWSTEAEAFAQTLNERSGGEHSVSVFPAQQLGNEAQMVQQLQTGALDMAFLTIAEISNRIPDFGALYAPYLVDDVNHAARLLRSDAAGELLELMPQEVGLIGVGYGMVGMRQVLSRDPIESADDLQGQRLRITPFEPIRDFYTATGAAPAPMPLLEVYDALANGQVDAIDMDFDSILILKFYEQAENLLISNHMMFPMVGVVSGRVWRDLSEEDRELIDTAMAEHLENVLVGFEEKDAAQEEEIRALDINIVEADAEFFSDAIAQWENIWAPKAPMLETLRAEADRLRDE; via the coding sequence ATGAATCGTATCAAAACGCTTACGCTTGCCTGCGCAGCAGCTACGCTTGCCGTTTCAGCCATGAGTGCTCAGGCACGGGATTTTCGTCTCGGTCTTATCACGCCCGCACAGCATCTATGGTCTACCGAGGCAGAAGCCTTTGCCCAAACACTTAATGAGCGCTCTGGTGGCGAGCATAGCGTTAGTGTTTTTCCAGCTCAGCAGCTTGGCAATGAAGCGCAAATGGTTCAGCAGCTGCAAACCGGCGCATTAGATATGGCTTTCTTGACGATTGCCGAAATTTCCAACCGTATTCCAGATTTTGGCGCACTGTACGCGCCTTACTTGGTTGATGACGTTAATCACGCGGCACGGCTGTTGCGTTCTGACGCGGCTGGGGAACTACTCGAATTAATGCCACAAGAAGTCGGCTTAATTGGCGTTGGCTATGGCATGGTAGGCATGCGCCAAGTGCTCAGCCGTGACCCTATTGAAAGCGCCGACGATCTGCAGGGGCAGCGTTTACGTATTACCCCTTTCGAGCCGATTCGTGATTTTTATACGGCTACTGGTGCTGCCCCTGCACCCATGCCGCTATTAGAAGTGTATGACGCGCTGGCTAACGGTCAGGTCGATGCCATTGATATGGATTTCGACTCTATTTTGATTTTGAAATTCTACGAGCAGGCGGAAAACCTGCTGATTTCTAACCATATGATGTTCCCTATGGTGGGCGTCGTGTCTGGGCGAGTATGGCGCGATCTTTCTGAAGAAGATCGTGAGCTGATTGATACTGCGATGGCTGAGCACCTAGAGAACGTGCTGGTGGGCTTTGAAGAGAAGGATGCCGCTCAGGAAGAGGAAATCCGCGCCTTGGATATCAACATCGTTGAAGCGGATGCTGAGTTTTTCTCTGACGCCATTGCACAGTGGGAAAACATCTGGGCACCTAAGGCACCTATGTTAGAAACGTTACGCGCCGAAGCTGACCGGTTACGTGACGAGTAA
- a CDS encoding DUF3581 domain-containing protein → MFKDFYAQRGEYVVISAEQASRFAKGVAGDYNPIHNPDARRFCVPGDLLFTLVLVKFGLSRQMEFRFTNMVGADTPLKFSEEANGDLLVCDEGGKCYLQVTRGGEVTHDEAAIEAFARCYVAFSGKNFPHYLKPLMEQHGVMFNPKRPLVIYDSMGFSLERLDGFSPNLALTSSSLEVQGKRADALLEFSIESAGEAVGVGSKKLVVSGLCEYDATEMAAIVDEFYRLKAAYEAA, encoded by the coding sequence ATGTTCAAGGATTTTTACGCGCAACGCGGAGAGTATGTTGTGATCTCTGCTGAGCAGGCCAGCCGTTTCGCCAAAGGCGTGGCCGGCGATTACAACCCGATTCACAATCCAGATGCGCGCCGTTTTTGCGTACCTGGAGACCTGCTCTTTACACTGGTGCTGGTGAAGTTTGGGTTGTCGCGACAAATGGAATTTCGCTTCACCAATATGGTGGGAGCTGATACACCTCTCAAGTTTAGTGAAGAAGCGAATGGTGATCTACTTGTCTGTGATGAAGGGGGCAAGTGCTACCTGCAGGTGACGCGTGGCGGAGAGGTGACTCACGATGAAGCGGCTATTGAGGCATTTGCCCGCTGCTATGTGGCGTTTTCAGGTAAGAATTTTCCTCACTATTTAAAGCCTTTGATGGAGCAGCATGGGGTAATGTTTAATCCCAAGCGCCCCTTGGTTATTTACGACAGCATGGGGTTTTCCTTAGAGCGCCTAGACGGTTTCTCGCCAAACTTAGCCTTAACGAGCTCCTCGCTAGAGGTTCAGGGTAAGCGTGCTGATGCCTTGCTTGAGTTTTCGATTGAGTCTGCTGGAGAAGCGGTTGGAGTGGGCTCGAAGAAACTAGTGGTTAGTGGCTTATGTGAGTACGACGCGACTGAAATGGCAGCGATTGTTGATGAGTTCTACCGCTTAAAAGCAGCTTACGAGGCAGCGTAA
- a CDS encoding trimeric intracellular cation channel family protein yields MSGVIYWLDMAGVIVFALSGVILACRSRMDPFGMLVLAAVTGIGGGTLRDLVLGVRPVFWVTDPTYLWVILATVGVSLVGFHYIHRLSRGFLPVADAFGLALFTVIGTHKALLLGTSGVVAVLMGMMTGVAGGMIRDVLAQRVPMVLREEIYATAALAGGIVYVAFDALEAPLTVAIAAALTVTLGLRLAAIHWRLALPVFAWVTLPPKTQDGASAPLSTPQKAKERVRMIRRERKKR; encoded by the coding sequence GTGTCGGGTGTGATTTACTGGTTGGATATGGCGGGTGTCATCGTATTCGCCTTGTCAGGTGTGATTTTAGCCTGTCGTTCGCGAATGGACCCCTTCGGTATGCTGGTGCTGGCGGCGGTGACTGGCATTGGCGGTGGCACGCTCAGGGATTTGGTGCTGGGCGTTCGTCCGGTATTCTGGGTGACTGATCCAACCTATTTGTGGGTGATATTAGCCACAGTGGGTGTGTCTTTGGTGGGGTTTCACTATATTCATCGCCTTTCTCGCGGCTTTTTGCCCGTTGCGGATGCGTTCGGGCTGGCACTATTTACTGTCATCGGCACCCATAAAGCACTGTTGCTGGGCACATCAGGCGTTGTGGCGGTGTTAATGGGCATGATGACAGGAGTCGCGGGTGGCATGATTCGTGATGTGTTAGCCCAGCGGGTGCCCATGGTGCTCCGTGAAGAGATCTACGCAACGGCAGCCTTGGCGGGTGGCATTGTGTATGTGGCGTTCGATGCATTAGAGGCGCCGCTAACCGTTGCGATTGCCGCTGCATTAACGGTGACACTCGGGTTGCGCCTAGCGGCGATTCACTGGCGCCTGGCGCTACCGGTATTTGCTTGGGTTACCCTACCACCGAAAACACAAGATGGGGCTTCGGCACCGCTATCAACCCCTCAGAAAGCTAAAGAGCGGGTACGGATGATCCGGCGAGAGCGTAAAAAACGTTAG
- a CDS encoding nodulation efficiency, NfeD-like protein has protein sequence MDWNPAYTWLVIALLLSLAELTSGAMLLLALGIAAALTAAVTALGLSLPWQLLSMGIFAGVLVPLGVMVIRPRFSPKGVAYGTTGTGVEKGNHYETLVRDFDNATGIKVNGDFYRLRVIESGDTDLPPGTRVIFKRFEGTTALVTLIPPENASPQDAISPRKEP, from the coding sequence ATGGACTGGAACCCTGCTTATACTTGGCTGGTGATTGCCCTGCTGCTAAGTCTCGCAGAATTGACGTCTGGCGCAATGTTACTGCTTGCGCTGGGAATTGCTGCGGCGCTGACCGCCGCGGTAACTGCACTGGGGTTATCGCTGCCGTGGCAGTTACTTAGTATGGGGATTTTCGCGGGTGTCTTAGTGCCTTTAGGCGTTATGGTTATTCGTCCGCGCTTTTCGCCAAAAGGTGTGGCCTACGGCACGACCGGCACGGGCGTTGAAAAAGGTAATCATTACGAAACACTGGTTCGCGACTTTGACAACGCCACTGGCATTAAAGTGAACGGTGATTTCTACCGTTTGCGTGTCATTGAGAGCGGTGATACCGACTTGCCGCCAGGAACCCGAGTCATCTTTAAGCGCTTTGAGGGTACAACGGCCTTAGTGACGCTGATACCTCCAGAAAATGCTAGTCCCCAGGATGCAATTTCCCCACGCAAGGAGCCATAA
- a CDS encoding SPFH/Band 7/PHB domain protein, translating to MDLSISPGLLISLIIVVIGVLIISKGLVIVRQSEVMVIERLGSFHRVLESGINIIIPFIEQPRAITMLRYRKMGEDYTAITSDEIRIDRRETVMDFPGQPVVTTDNVTVRINGALYYQIIDPKRAVYEVENMSQAVEVLAKTTLRSVVGKMELDKLFESRAEVNNEIQAAMEEPASKWGVKISRVEVQDIAMPEEVESAMRLQMAAERKRRATVTEAEGEKSAAIAMAQGQRESAILNAQGDKESAILRAQGEQESIKLVLSAIGDSEENKRTVVGYLLGQSYIKGLPNMAKDGERVFVPYESSALLGSMGMFREMAGSPEDTVANHLKNRNSSESGFRSGIVGGAAST from the coding sequence ATGGATTTATCAATTAGCCCAGGCCTGCTTATCAGCCTGATTATTGTCGTTATTGGCGTGCTCATCATCTCGAAAGGGCTGGTCATTGTTCGCCAGTCAGAAGTGATGGTGATTGAGCGATTAGGTTCGTTTCATCGCGTACTAGAAAGCGGCATCAACATCATTATTCCGTTTATTGAGCAGCCACGCGCGATCACAATGCTGCGCTATCGCAAAATGGGCGAAGACTACACAGCCATTACCAGCGATGAAATCCGCATTGACCGCCGTGAAACGGTCATGGACTTCCCGGGCCAACCGGTCGTCACCACGGATAACGTCACCGTGAGGATCAACGGCGCGCTTTACTATCAAATTATCGACCCTAAACGAGCTGTCTATGAAGTAGAGAATATGAGCCAAGCCGTCGAGGTTCTGGCCAAAACCACGCTTCGCTCAGTGGTCGGTAAGATGGAGCTAGATAAACTGTTTGAGTCTCGTGCCGAAGTTAACAATGAAATCCAGGCAGCGATGGAAGAGCCCGCTTCCAAATGGGGTGTCAAAATCTCCCGGGTAGAGGTGCAGGATATCGCCATGCCAGAAGAGGTAGAGTCTGCGATGCGCCTGCAGATGGCCGCTGAACGTAAACGCCGCGCGACAGTGACAGAAGCAGAAGGTGAAAAGTCTGCAGCCATTGCAATGGCTCAAGGCCAGCGTGAATCGGCCATTCTTAACGCCCAGGGTGATAAAGAGTCAGCGATTTTACGCGCTCAAGGTGAGCAGGAGTCCATCAAACTCGTGCTTAGTGCCATCGGCGATAGCGAAGAGAACAAGCGCACCGTAGTAGGCTATCTACTTGGCCAAAGCTATATCAAAGGGCTGCCCAACATGGCGAAAGACGGTGAGCGGGTATTCGTGCCTTACGAGTCCTCTGCTCTACTGGGGTCAATGGGCATGTTCCGTGAAATGGCAGGCTCACCTGAAGATACTGTCGCCAATCATCTCAAAAATCGCAACAGCAGCGAGAGCGGCTTTCGCAGCGGCATCGTCGGCGGCGCCGCATCCACTTAA
- a CDS encoding GGDEF domain-containing protein, whose protein sequence is MLPRWLAIRHYTQLLLILTTLGILPSGLFAASPPQPLQSWEYRWGDSPQGSNNRLLWLHSNASEWQATDSPFNPPGREGHEHLWLRTTLPAGDWNDPVLFITSMNLIGQVYLGDKLIYQYGEFDAQGKGSFAGWPWHMIDLPDDAAGQQLTFRFYSDYTSIGLWGQVQVMELSDVLNQVIHDSAQDLGVSALVLVLAILATIFALIGPQRQGFGAIALFAYASGLMLLAETPARQLISDCALGWDMLRAGSYYTMPVALGLLLSDWLEGTAKRWITRLWVTHLLYLVFAMGLVLLDVISLSLTFPIFDVMLAISLPVMLVLALMRFQWLKVEQRLLTVSFTFFAPLLLADMAVAHGFVAWRSVPLSYGTLAFAVANAAIFLWHYRHTQQQLALANETLEQQVASRTADLDRLVQELDSLSRKDPLTGLHNRRHFDSAFEHQCQRVRQSTSQLSVLMLDVDYFKQINDDFGHDAGDTVLVDIAQLLRQHLRDLDVICRFGGEEFVALLPATSRTVAESRAKALLTSISQTAFAHQGIPLRQITLSCGIATYPDHTQDPKTLLRLADEALYQAKHSGRNRCVVWEDSLEDQGFLFGKRQTL, encoded by the coding sequence ATGCTGCCTCGTTGGCTTGCCATACGTCATTACACTCAGTTGCTCCTAATACTGACCACGCTTGGGATACTTCCAAGTGGGCTTTTCGCTGCTTCCCCGCCACAACCACTGCAAAGTTGGGAATACCGCTGGGGCGATTCTCCGCAGGGTTCAAATAACCGCCTTCTATGGCTGCACAGCAACGCAAGCGAGTGGCAGGCAACTGATTCTCCATTTAACCCGCCTGGCCGCGAGGGGCACGAACACCTCTGGTTACGCACGACGCTGCCCGCCGGAGATTGGAACGATCCCGTTCTCTTTATCACTAGCATGAATCTTATCGGGCAGGTTTATCTAGGTGACAAACTTATTTATCAATACGGTGAGTTTGACGCTCAGGGTAAGGGGAGTTTTGCAGGTTGGCCTTGGCATATGATCGACTTACCCGACGATGCTGCCGGGCAACAACTCACTTTTCGCTTCTACTCTGACTACACCAGCATTGGTCTCTGGGGCCAAGTGCAAGTGATGGAGCTTAGTGATGTACTAAATCAGGTTATTCACGACTCCGCTCAAGACCTTGGCGTGAGTGCACTGGTGTTAGTGCTAGCAATTCTGGCAACTATTTTCGCGTTGATAGGGCCACAACGCCAAGGCTTTGGTGCCATTGCGCTATTTGCCTATGCGTCAGGGTTGATGTTGCTTGCTGAAACCCCTGCTCGCCAGCTAATTTCAGATTGCGCCCTGGGTTGGGACATGTTGCGAGCAGGCAGCTACTATACGATGCCAGTGGCATTGGGATTGCTGCTCAGCGACTGGCTCGAAGGCACAGCCAAACGCTGGATCACACGGCTATGGGTGACCCATCTGCTATACCTCGTTTTCGCCATGGGTTTGGTTTTGTTGGACGTAATCAGCCTTTCACTGACGTTTCCCATTTTTGACGTCATGCTAGCCATCTCGCTCCCGGTAATGTTGGTGCTAGCACTCATGCGCTTTCAATGGCTAAAGGTAGAACAGCGGCTACTAACGGTGAGTTTTACTTTTTTCGCCCCACTGCTGTTAGCCGATATGGCCGTTGCCCATGGTTTTGTAGCCTGGCGCAGCGTGCCATTAAGCTATGGCACATTAGCTTTTGCTGTCGCCAACGCTGCCATTTTCCTGTGGCACTATCGCCATACTCAACAACAACTTGCCCTTGCCAATGAAACTCTTGAGCAACAAGTAGCGTCCCGTACCGCTGACCTTGACCGACTCGTTCAGGAGTTAGATAGCTTATCCCGCAAAGATCCATTGACAGGCCTGCATAATCGTCGTCACTTCGACTCAGCATTTGAGCACCAATGCCAGCGAGTACGACAGTCTACCAGCCAACTCTCTGTACTTATGCTGGATGTGGACTATTTCAAACAGATCAACGACGATTTTGGTCATGATGCAGGAGACACCGTTCTGGTGGATATTGCACAGTTGCTGCGACAACATCTACGCGATCTCGACGTCATCTGTCGTTTTGGTGGGGAGGAGTTTGTTGCCTTGCTGCCTGCCACATCGCGAACTGTTGCCGAATCCAGAGCAAAAGCACTGCTAACATCCATCTCGCAAACGGCATTTGCTCATCAGGGTATACCGCTTCGACAGATCACGCTTTCCTGCGGTATCGCCACTTACCCTGATCACACCCAAGACCCCAAGACATTGTTACGACTTGCCGACGAGGCACTTTATCAAGCAAAACACAGCGGGCGAAACCGCTGTGTTGTTTGGGAAGACTCTCTTGAAGATCAAGGCTTTTTATTCGGTAAACGGCAAACACTATGA